Genomic window (Phragmites australis chromosome 21, lpPhrAust1.1, whole genome shotgun sequence):
AGCGATTTTGCTAAGACCAATAACGCCGCGTGCTACAAAATTTTGGACGAACGTACCCTCCCGCGCGGCTGCTTCCTTACTCGCTTAAATGCCTCGCAGTCAAACCGTCACCGCCCTTtctcctgcatgcatgcaaatccTGCACCGCCCTTtctcttgcatgcatgcaaatccTGCACCGCCCTTtctcctgcatgcatgcagatccTCCTCTTGCGCTCTTCCTCGCTCGCCATGCCCAAAAGCAGCAGCGGAACTTCACCGCGCGCACTCCCGCGCTCGCCATGGCCCAAATTGATCACGCGAACAGTCACCGCGCGCTCTTCCGCGGTCGTCACCACTGAAATACTGCATGCAGATCCTCCTCCCGCGCTCTCCCTCGCTCGCCATGCCCAAAAGCTGCAGCGGAACTTCGCCGCGCGCACTCCCGCGCTCGCCATTGCCCAAAAGCTGCAGCGGAACAGTCGCCGCGCGCTCTTCCGCGCTCACCATTGCCCAATTCTCCCGCTATGTATACTCTCTTTTGCCCTCTTCTCCCAGAGACATTAGCATTGATATCTACCACTCCCTTCTTCTCCCAATTTGAGTAGATGGCCAATTTTGATCTCAATTCTTCCCCATCTGATTCGAACGAAATTGTTGATTACCCGGTGATCGATTTGCAGTACGACCTTGAGTTGGCAGCAAGCGATGAAGGTGAGCATATGAATCGATTTGCAATACCCctgatttctttgttgttcttggattgattttgatgtttAACAGAAGGAGGTAGTGGCGTGCACGGCCGAGATAGACGCTGTCAACGCACGCTCGGACTAGCGGGGCGAGGACGTGCTGGACAAGCCAGCCTTGGTGTCGCTGGAATCGGACGCGCCGGCCGTGGAGTCACTGGCCTACGTAACTCACGCCTAGGATTCGCCGGGCGCGGAGTAACCACTACCAGTGCGTTCATTGGTCGCGGAGTCACCACTACCAGTGCGTTCACTGGGCGAGGACAGGCCAGCCTACGAGTCGTCGGAGGAGGACAGGAGGGGACCGGCCATGAGCACGAAGAAGTAGGAGAAGGCGGTATTGGTGACAACTGCCTAGGAAGACGCTGGCAACACAGGCTCGGACTCGCTGGGCGAAGACATGCCGGACGCGGGTTCGTATGTCGTGTTGACAACAGACTCGAAGTCGCTGTACATGGACGCGTCGGCCACGGAAGCACCAGGACCAGTGGCCTCGTTGGGCGCGGACTGGAGGGCATCGAAGGAGTAGTAGGACTCGCCGGAGGAGGACTTGAGGACAACCATGACGGCCAGGAAGAAGAACATGCTCAAATGGATGAGGACGGTGACGAGTCTGTATCAGCACGCCCTGAAACGAGTAAGATTGAGTACATTTGATTTCTGGCCGAATGTATTTTTGGTTATGTTTGATAAGcctattgtttttttttttcgcaTTTGTAGATCAATGTGACAATGTCATTAGAAGTAAGCAGCACACCGATGAAGACAAACGTGCTATATATGCCATTCTCTTGCATAGAACTTCCTTTGGCATATTGAAGCATAGAGTGACCGCGGCAGTTGCTGCTGAAACTGGTGTGCCTTTGAGAACTGTTCAAAGGATATGGAAGAATGGAAAGGATGGTGGGGTACTAGGAGTGGTGAGCAAGAAGCCAAATAATTGTGGCCGCAAGCGAATTGCTTTCGATCCCGAAGCCATTAAAGGTATATCGTTGCATAAGAGGACTACTCTTAAGGATATGGCGTGTGAGATGCATATGTCAAAGACCACATTGTTCACGCGGTTAAAAGAGGGTAGGTTTAGGCGGCACACAAATGCAATCAAATTTACGCTAACAGCTGAAAATAAGAAAGCTAGGGTTCGATTTTGTCTAAACATGTTAGACCACACTAGCTTGCCGCACCAACCAACTTTTCAGGGAATGTATAACATCATCTACATAGATGAGAAATGGTTTTATCGGACGAAACAGACACAAACATACTACTTGGCGCTCGACGAGGAGGATCCAGAAAGAACCACACAAAGCAAGAACTTCATAGAGAAGGTTATGTTTCTGGCGGCTGTTGCGAGACCTAGGTATGACATGGATGGTAACATGACCTTTGATGGAAAAATAGGCATATTTCCATTCACTTTCGTGGAGCCAGCTCGGAGGTCGAGTGCAAATAGGCCTCGTGGTACATTGGTAACCAAGGTTTTGCCATCAGTCACCAAAGATGTTAGTCGTGATTACATTGTGAACAAGTTGTTGCCGGCTATCAAGGAGAAGTGGCCCGTGGAGGAACATGGTACCCCAATATTCATACAGCAGGATAATGCGAAGACACACATTGCAGTCGATGATCCAGAGTTTATTCATGCGGCCTCATCGGATGGGTTTGACATTCGGTTAATGTGCCAACCGCCGAACTCTCCTGACGTCAATATCCTAGACCTTGGTTTTTTTGCAGCACTTCAAGCATTGTTCCATAAGTCATCTCCTTGTGGTGTAGAGGACATCGTCGCGAAGGTATTACAAGCGTTTGATGAGTATCCGGTCGAGTCGAGCAATCGTATTTTCCTCACCCATCAATCTTGCATGAGAGAGATTCTGCGGCTAAAAGGAGGGCAACACTACAAGGTTCCACACTTGAGGAAGCAGTTTTTAGAGAGACATGGTGAACTTCCGATTAGGTTGCAATGCGATTCTACCATTATAAACGAGGCAATGGAGTTCCTCAGTTAATTTTATCAATGTTTAATCCATGTAATGTTGAACCAAGTTTAATCTATCTTACTCGTTTCCATGCACTAATTGGAACTTCAACTCTTTTCCATCAGTTAATTTTTATCTATGTTTAATCAGCTGGTTTTGCACCATTAGTTTTTCCAAACCTGCACCGTCTTATACATGCACTTCAGCAATTTCGAAATTCAGTAAACTTGCACACATATAGCAAATGAAAATTAAGTAACCAAGCCAGAATAGTTCATCCATAGAAGCAGTAGTCCATGGATAAATACGCAACAAGCATTTCTTCGATACAAACTGCATTAATTCATCGATACAATGATGGAAGCAAAATTTTCATCATGTCGCCAATTACCTTGTTCTCTGAATCGAGTACCAGTGAGTCAGGCACAAATCAGTCGTTCAGTGTATCTGGTGTGAGTTCGTCGAGCAGCAACTGTTCGCCGTCCTGGGTTTCGTCATCCTCGTTGACAAAATGCTTCTTTTCGTCTTCGCCGCCTACCCCGTGGTCGCGCTCGTCACCTAGCACATCCACGTGATCGTCAACTAATCCGTCCACACAAAATTCGCCTAGCCCAGGGCCGCGCTCGTCAACTAGGCCGTGGCCGCGTTCTGCCCCGCCGGCGTGCACCAGCCGCCATCCTCTGTAGACAAATCGAGATGCACACAGGTCCTCATCCTCAACCCCTTCGCTGGCTACCCCGTGGTCACACTCGAGGCCTTGCCCGTGGCCATCGCCCTCGTCATCGCCCTCGTAACCGCTCCCAAGGCCATCGTTGTCCTCGACGTTGTCCTCATCACAGAAAATAGAGATGTACTCCATGAACTCCTCCTCAGTGAGATTCTTCAGCCAATCCGGACCACGCACGAAATCCACAACGGCAGCGCTGACGGCAtggccgagctcgccgccgccatcgctttTTTTCCTGGCCGCCAAGCACGCCAAAACATCAGCGCGAGCACCATGGCCAAGGTCGCTGTCGCCCTGGGTGCTCTTCCCGGCCGCCATGAACATCAATTGTTCAGCGCGGACACCATGGCCTGGTGCGTCGTCGCCATAGCTGCTTTTCTCGGCCGCCGCATAGACGACATCTTCAGCGCGGACGCCATGGCCGAGCTCGCCGTCGTCCTGGCTGTTATTCTCGGCTGTCGTCTCTGTACTCGCCATGCAGATGTGATGGCTGTTCGGCGGGGAATGGAGAAGAGGAAGCAGCACTGTGAAAACTTAAGGGATTAAGGGAGTACATGCAGGAAACGTTGGGGTTAAGGGAGTAGTAATGACTACACATTACGAGGGGTCACCTGAGTAAAAACTTAGAGGGTATCTCAGGAAACAAATCACCAAAAGCATTAGGCGCCATCTAATATGAAATCTGCATGCAAAAATTATATGCCATGTATACCggaatggagggagtattatACATTTCATCTatataaaaaactaattaaaaacaATTTTTAAAAACAATTTTGCAAAAGCCTCTGCTCAATCAACCACGGCAAACCCGGAAGCCCCTCGTTTTATGCAGTGTCTGGCGCTCCCACAGCCACAACTCGGGCGGGACAGCTACACCATTTACACTGACGGCCGGGTCCCACTCTGTCTCATTTACTTCCCATCCTCGCATGTCGGATACGCACGCAACGCCTGCACGGCAACCCGCTCGGCATTCTTCGCCTCCAATACACGCCAGCTACTCACCTGACCTGTGGGTTCCGCGTGGGCCCACTCGTCAGAGACAGCCACCTGGGGCCTGGACTCTGCATCTGCCTCCGCGCGGTGTCCAGAACAATCGTGCGGGGAACCCGAACACAAACCCACACCCGTCACACCGACACGTGGGCCATCGGAGACCCGTCGCCACATGTCAGTGACACGAGAAAGGACAGGGCTTTCCAAGTCAGGCTCGTCGCCTCGCCTATTATTACAGCGCGCAATTTGACaatttctaaatatttttttctactcCTAGTTCCTGTCTCGGCTTCTCCGTTCcctccccttcccttccctccGCTCCGCttcgcttcttcctcctccgaaTTGAAACGCCCCAGCTGCAAAAGCAAACGAAGCCCTAAGCATCCATTCGATTCAGCGTCTCGCTGTGGTCGGATTCGATCGGGCGCGGGGTCGGATCGGGGCGGCGGGGCGGGATGACGATCCCGAGCGCCGAGGGGTTCCTCGCGGCggcgagctgcctgccgtgcacggcggaggaggagcgggagacCGTGTCCGCGCTCATGCGGGAGGCCGAGGAGAATGTCAAGGACGGCGATCTCCGATACCTCGTCGACCAGAGGTCGGTGCCATGCCTGCCGATTCACCCACCCTGCGGTTTTCTCATTTCTTGTTAATTAATTGTTGTGTGCTTTTGCGTGCGGAATCGGTTCACCGTTCCGGCCGCTGGTGCGGTGGTCGTGCCCCCGTGGATCTCACAGAGGGGGCGAGGGGGGCATTTAGGGTTTGGATTTGGACCGCGGGATCCGAGGTGTACCATTCGTGCGTGACGCAGGCGCGTGGTTGAATCTAGGAGTGCTTGGGCAGGTGATGTTAGGGGCAGTGCAGCGATTATCTAAATACCGAGCCAGTACTTGATTTATTTTCTGTCGTTCCCGAAATCTGGGTGGTTTGCGCGATTGTAGTTGGTGATTTGGACAACAATTATTTGGTGTTGGGAACAGTAAATTTAGGTGGGGGGCCTAGGCTCGGTCTTTTGTGAGCTGATTGGACAGAATGGTTGGATTGGTGATCATGATATATAGAGGGGAGAGCTTATTATTTGGACATTTCCTTCTTTCAAACCTAATCGTATTTTGACCAATTGTAATAGTTGGAAAGATTATATTTATGGTGGTGGAAAACATAAATCAACGACTCACCTGCTGATTTAGGTGGTGCTATGTCTGATTCTGCAATTTTTGTTGGGGGTGGATTTAACTTGTTTAGTAATTCGTCCTCAACTTTTGTGCATTGGTTGTATGTTTTTAGTGTTTGCTTCCTGTCAAAGGCACATGGAATGTTTTAGTTCTGACCACTCTATGCCAATTTGAAGTTGATTCCCAGCAATGTAGCGCCTCTTTAAGGAGGAATGTAGGTTGTGAATATGTTCACTGTTCTATGTATTTCTGGTACGACCTTTGTAGTAGCCAAATGACTCGACAAATGTAGGGTAAGGGGGATCCTTTGGGCCCAAGCGAAACAGTACCAGTACTTTTGTCATTTTTTAACTTATTCTGTGAGTTAGGACTTAGGAGCATGCTCTTGTCCCTCCTTTTTGAATCCAAGGCCCGCCCCTAATGGGTTGAGTAGCGCAGAAGGCAGGGGTAGGTCTATGCTAAGTTATGCGCATAGTGGTAgaattttgtggttaagcagGCCTTGAAATGTAAAACCAGCATTTATCATGGCCTGAAAAATCCTGTATTCTTTTATGTGTCATCGTCCCGGCCTTTGAAAGTTTAAACTTGCAAAGATTGAACTACTAGTATTATGTTCTTTTATGAAACACTACATTATACATTTGAAACTCAATTCTATACTTGTCTTCTTCACTTTATCATTTGTATTGCAGACGTAAATTCCTATCTATTGTACTTTTCATTTGTTAAACTGCTTACTAGTTTGCTTTCAAGGCCACATTCTGCAATAGCAATACCCGCATGCCACGCGCTTGCTGCTATTTGGGACGTTGAATATAATGGGTTCCTAGAATCGCATTTGAAATTGTTAACTGCTGACCCAGATACTTCTCTGATCACATAATTTACGCTTAGATCCTTGTTTGGTGATGTACACTTGCATATATAAATTGATCCACTTGCATAGATAAATTGTACAGGCAACATACACTCTCTAAATGAAGTATGACGAGGTCTTGTGAATTCTACAGATGCTTACATTGGACTATGAAGAATCCATTACTCGCTTTAAAAGTCTTGCAATTTTATGTTCATCATGATTTATATAACTGCATTGTCCAAAACAATTCAGTATACAGGTCCTACATGATAGGTTGCCTGTAAATGCCATATCTTTAGTGCATCAAAGAGTTGGCATTTCTTTTAGAAGTTGAAATATTTAAACCATCCACCTTTTTTTGTTGCACATTTGAAGTTTCACATTGTGGTTATTAAATTACACTGTATGTAAATGTGGCAGCTGGTGGATGAACTGGCAACGTTATGTGGGGTTGATTAGTGATGTGGAAAATGGCACCGAGAAGCTTCTTGAAGCTACGAATAGACCTGGAGAGATTGATAACTCGAAGCTTGTTTTGGAGGAAACAATCAGCAGTAATGAAGAGCCACAGCTTCAAAGAACCTTGAGAGAGGGGCAGGACTACACTTTGGTGCCCCATGAAGTTTGGCGGAGGCTATATGAATGGTATGTTATATTGTTATGTTATACGTGTTTTACACTTTTGGCTTATTTTTGGTAGTTCCAATTCCATTAACTGCACTTAGCAGCAGAAGATGGTCTTTTGTTTGATTTTATCAGAGTTCTCTTTGTTTATATGTCATATTATGAGTTTATGGTTTTGCTAGATCTGCAGTGAGCCTTAATGTCCAGTATATTTTCTTCAATTTCACTGGCTAATCTTTCAGAGAGTTCCCTATAAACACCCCCATACCAGCtcctaaataaaataaaaaaccatgCTACGTGGCATGCAACTCTTTTTCTTATAGTGCCTTCCTTTTGAATACTTGCAGGTATAAAGGTGGACCAGAACTCCCTAGAAAAGTTATTCTTGATAATCCAGCTTCCAAGTCTTACCTAGTTGATGTCTATCCCCTCTCTCTAAAACTGATTGATGAAAGAGACAGTTCTGAAAAGATTATCAGAATAAGTAGAAAGGTGAAGTGGCACTACTTTCTTGTCTTTGATAGAGTGCTCTATATGTGGCTGTCCATCCACAATGCAAATGAAGCTTCTCTGATTCATTTTCAATTTATGATACACAGCCAGTAAAAAGTGAGTTAAGGTTAAAGTGAATCACAAAGCTGGATACTCACATTTTCGGTAGCAAATCGGTTATTTGTTGTGTATTTTGGTATCATCTGCTTTCGTCTGCTCAGGCTCTATTTTGGGATGTCGATACTTTTTGGTTGGCCGTGTGTGAAGGAGAAAAATGTCTCAAATAGGATATGGAATTGCATCAGACTAATGTGGATGGTGGCTCAGCAGTTAGTTTAATGATCATCTATCCAAATTGTTAAGTGTTTGGAGTAATAGGTCATTTAAATTTCTACTTGTCTTAGCATTGTTGGTAAAAACTTGCGCTTCCAAATGAGGACCATGCTTAATAACCTTTTTCTTCTGCAATTGATTCATTTTGTTAACATctgttttttatgttttcagGCCAAAGTTCATGAGCTCTACAGGATGGTTTGCTCACTTATGTCAGTGGAGCAGTCTAAGGTATAAGTATTATCATCTATTATATCTGATATATTGATGCCTTCTATGCGTAGTATGGCTCATGTTTCCTGATTTTGCCCCGTTTTGCTTTAATGGTTCAGATCAACATATGGGATTATTTCAACAAGGAGAAGAGCAAAAAGTTGACTAATCTCGAGGAGACACTGGAAGAAGCTCAACTTTTTATGGACCAGGAGGTATTATGCTATGTACCTTTACTTTTTTTGGACTGAAAACTTTGAGTTCCCTTTAAAATCATAAGCGAGATGGTTGCTGTCTTTTGCCATTACTGTTGCCTCGGATCTTTCTCTTCCACGGTATCTTTTGTACTTAAATCTTTCTTATTTTGTTATGTCACTTTATATTTGCTTTCCCAAACCATCTTGCGGTTAGGATTTGAGTGAATCAAGTTAGCTCTTTTAGTTTTTATTACATAAATCTGCTTTTGAGTGTTTTTGTTTTACTTCTGTCTACTTGTGATATAGTATCCATCTAAGTTTTTTATTGTGCTGGACATGAATGAGCTTGTGTTCTGGGCTGGATGCTCACTATCTGTTCTATTTGTAGTACCAATGCTTGTGGCTTTCCGAATATGTGTACTTGCCCTTTTTGGTGGCAAGTTTGTTACGGCCTAGATAATTTCTGGTTGTGGATTATCTAAATGTAATTGCTCCTTGTGCTTGCATTTGCAGATCCTCTTGGAGGTAAAGGCAGATGATAGCTGTTCAGATTTTAGTACAAGATCCACAAACAATGAATTAGCATTAATTCCATTAGAACCTTCCACGTCATCATTTTCAATTGCTGGAGGGCCCACCTTTTCAAATGGTTATTCATTTGGAATTGGTTCCAGTTTTTTGCAAGATAATAGCTTCAATCCGTTACTAAGAGATACAGAAGAGGGTTATAGTAGTTTCAACAATGGTACGAAAGAAGACATCCATGGATTGAGTGGGTTAAATAATTTGGGTAATACATGCTTCATGAACAGTGCCATACAATCCTTGGTTCATACACCTCCACTGGTGGAGTACTTTCTGGGGGACTACACTACAGAAATAAACACAGAAAATCCACTTGGGCTGCAGGTATGAGTTAATTCGTATACTGAAGTTACTAAAGAAATCTAACATTTGTGATGATGTTGCTGATATTTTAGGACTTAATATTTTATACAGGGTGAACTTGCAATTGCATTTGGAGAGTTACTGAGAAAACTTTGGTCGGCTGGTCAAACTTCTGTTGCTCCACGTGCATTTAAATCAAAGCTTTCTCGTTTCGCTCCACAATTTAGTGGATATAATCAGCATGATTCTCAGGTTGGTGTGTGTCGTATTTCTTCCTAGCTAGCATAATGCACTATGTCGTAGATATCAGATATCTTTGGTACTAGCCTACTACATTTTACGCAGTTCTGAAATACTGATGCATGATGGCTACTATTGAACAAAGTTCATCCACGTTTAATGTTTTCATATGCTTATTATGGATATATGTCCTTTTGGCTATAAATACAAGACTGCTTTTATGCATATTTCCCATCACTTGGCATCATCTCTTTCTGAAAAACTGACCATCTTAAGTTTAAATTCTCTTGAAAAAAAGACCAAGTTTTAGTTCTCTCTaattctcctcttcctcctccactgccTATTTTCTTTCTATCTCCTTGcctttcatatttttctctctgGCCTTCCTTGATGACGTACATAGTTTGTAttgttaagggtataatagtcaagggtaTTATGATAATCTCCTAGTCTTATGGTTtctctcatgtactctatatattgcccttATGGGGCCcccattgaatacaagttgttattcctaacatggtatcatagctaagttttctttttttggacGCCGCAACTCGTCCCGATCTAGttcacccgccgccgccgcctcaatTAAGTCGGTCGGCTTCCACCCACCCAAACAGTTGGCCGGCCTTGCTACTCGTCGGCTAGCTCGGTGCTTTCGCATGCTCCCCTTGGTCGTGTCGCTTTCGTTGCCTCCCTCGCCCGCACCTCCTCCCGCTGTATCCCGCTGCCTCCCTCGGTCCTCCGCCCGGCGTTCCAACCCGTCGGATCCGCCGCCTCTTCAAGACCGAGGCAGCGCCGTCGATCCACCTGCTCATCCGTTCACTCTACCTGGACCTGACAGTCTCCCGTCTGATTGCTTGTCCTGTCACTAGACTCGCTTGCCTATAGTCGACTTGCGCCTCCCACCATGTTCGTCTCTGGTTCCATCCGCCTCTCTTCGCCATTGTGGTAGGCCACCGTGGTGCTCCCTCTGCCGCCACTGCCCAAGCCACGTTCGATCCACCTCTCTAGCCAGCGAGCACGGCACATCCATGTACCCCACCGGCCGAATTTGTGCTGATGGAGAAGCTTTGCCTCGGCTGCTACGACTCCTCCCGTGGCAACGTCGTCTTTCGGTCGCTGACGAGACCATCAGGATTTGGTGGTGAAGCGGTTGATTGCGCTGCCCGACGACTGGATCCAGTTCCCGGAGATGTAGGAGATTTGACAGATCTTGGTGGACCACTGTTGGGTGGAAGGGGACAATGCAAGCGTCGGCTGGGACTCCAAAGGCT
Coding sequences:
- the LOC133903865 gene encoding uncharacterized protein LOC133903865, yielding MANFDLNSSPSDSNEIVDYPVIDLQYDLELAASDEEGGSGVHGRDRRCQRTLGLAGRGRAGQASLGVAGIGRAGRGVTGLRNSRLGFAGRGVTTTSAFIGRGVTTTSAFTGRGQASLRVVGGGQEGTGHEHEEVGEGGIGDNCLGRRWQHRLGLAGRRHAGRGFVCRVDNRLEVAVHGRVGHGSTRTSGLVGRGLEGIEGVVGLAGGGLEDNHDGQEEEHAQMDEDGDESVSARPETNQCDNVIRSKQHTDEDKRAIYAILLHRTSFGILKHRVTAAVAAETGVPLRTVQRIWKNGKDGGVLGVVSKKPNNCGRKRIAFDPEAIKGISLHKRTTLKDMACEMHMSKTTLFTRLKEGRFRRHTNAIKFTLTAENKKARVRFCLNMLDHTSLPHQPTFQGMYNIIYIDEKWFYRTKQTQTYYLALDEEDPERTTQSKNFIEKVMFLAAVARPRYDMDGNMTFDGKIGIFPFTFVEPARRSSANRPRGTLVTKVLPSVTKDVSRDYIVNKLLPAIKEKWPVEEHGTPIFIQQDNAKTHIAVDDPEFIHAASSDGFDIRLMCQPPNSPDVNILDLGFFAALQALFHKSSPCGVEDIVAKVLQAFDEYPVESSNRIFLTHQSCMREILRLKGGQHYKVPHLRKQFLERHGELPIRLQCDSTIINEAMEFLS